The following coding sequences are from one Streptomyces sp. NBC_01294 window:
- a CDS encoding PucR family transcriptional regulator has translation MSDLTIALDGSATLGGVLDGAGPAGLRLLTAPAGLGVPVRGTVIYDAGDRIAESPGGLLLLVGVDPADPRVLALPAQAAARGCTVVVIKRRGQTAAPFVGEAERHGVAVLAAEDDLPWRNIDAVLSCALTGAGATAVLGAVPMGGELYALTDHLASVVGGAAVVEDLARRVIAYSSVPGVRIDAPRERGILQRRIENLPELPEQPRQYQRVLASQTVVRFPVIGAELPRAAVAVRAGTLPLGTLWVIEPEGGISEEGVAALAETARLVAPHLLRLLNLPEAERRLRRDTFLALLDSGSAPEEACALLGIRTGIPFRLLAFAPPGTAAGGEPFPVSAAALATVLEHAESELARHAAAHRPDVTVAAAGGVVFVLLPYSTEGGSGLRLAETALATVRRAVSPGMRAALSRPCRDAAASASLRREAEAILRATVDAPAGAPAATVADVRHRILLDRIGDELERDPWLRLSGVDELVVHDAEQGTSYGASITAWLDELGDIATAANRLRVHPNTLRHRLRRARELFALDLDDPDVRLAVWLELRRSAQPPPPGPRVP, from the coding sequence TTGTCCGATCTCACAATCGCCTTGGACGGGTCCGCCACCCTGGGCGGCGTACTGGACGGCGCCGGGCCCGCGGGCCTGCGCCTGCTCACCGCCCCGGCCGGTCTGGGCGTGCCCGTGCGCGGCACGGTCATCTACGACGCCGGCGACCGGATCGCGGAGTCACCCGGCGGGCTTCTGCTGCTGGTCGGCGTCGATCCGGCGGACCCCCGCGTACTCGCGCTGCCCGCCCAGGCGGCCGCCCGCGGCTGCACCGTCGTCGTCATCAAGCGCCGGGGGCAGACCGCCGCGCCGTTCGTCGGCGAGGCCGAGCGGCACGGTGTCGCCGTGCTGGCCGCCGAGGACGACCTGCCGTGGCGGAACATCGACGCCGTGCTGAGCTGCGCCCTCACCGGTGCCGGCGCGACGGCCGTGCTCGGGGCGGTGCCCATGGGAGGCGAGCTGTACGCGCTCACGGACCATCTGGCGTCGGTGGTGGGGGGTGCGGCCGTGGTGGAGGACCTGGCCCGGCGCGTCATCGCGTACTCGAGCGTCCCGGGCGTCCGCATCGACGCGCCTCGCGAACGCGGCATCCTCCAGCGCCGCATCGAGAACCTACCGGAGCTGCCCGAGCAGCCGCGGCAGTACCAGCGCGTGCTGGCCTCGCAGACGGTGGTGAGGTTCCCTGTCATCGGCGCGGAACTGCCGCGGGCCGCCGTCGCGGTGCGCGCCGGCACGCTGCCGCTGGGCACGTTGTGGGTGATCGAACCGGAAGGCGGCATCTCCGAGGAGGGCGTGGCGGCTCTCGCGGAGACCGCGCGGCTCGTCGCCCCTCACCTGCTGCGGCTGCTGAACCTGCCGGAGGCCGAACGGCGGCTGCGCCGGGACACCTTCCTGGCGCTGCTGGACTCGGGTTCGGCGCCGGAGGAGGCCTGCGCGCTCCTCGGGATCCGTACGGGGATCCCCTTCCGGCTGCTGGCTTTCGCGCCGCCCGGGACGGCGGCGGGCGGGGAGCCGTTCCCGGTCTCGGCCGCCGCCCTGGCCACCGTCCTCGAACACGCGGAGTCCGAGCTGGCCCGGCATGCGGCGGCGCACCGCCCGGACGTCACCGTCGCGGCGGCGGGCGGGGTGGTCTTCGTCCTGCTGCCGTACTCGACCGAGGGGGGGTCCGGCCTGCGCCTCGCCGAAACCGCACTCGCCACGGTGCGGCGAGCGGTCTCGCCCGGTATGCGTGCCGCGCTGAGCCGCCCGTGCCGGGACGCGGCTGCCTCGGCCTCCCTGCGCAGGGAGGCCGAGGCGATTCTGCGGGCCACGGTGGACGCTCCGGCCGGAGCGCCGGCGGCGACGGTGGCCGACGTCCGCCACCGGATCCTGCTCGACCGGATCGGGGACGAGCTGGAGCGTGACCCGTGGCTCCGGCTGTCCGGGGTCGACGAGCTGGTCGTCCACGACGCGGAACAGGGCACCAGTTACGGAGCCTCGATCACGGCCTGGCTGGACGAGCTGGGCGACATCGCCACGGCAGCGAACCGGCTGCGGGTGCACCCGAACACGCTGCGGCACCGCCTGCGGCGTGCGCGGGAGCTGTTCGCCCTGGACCTCGACGATCCCGATGTCCGGCTGGCCGTCTGGCTGGAGCTCAGGCGGTCGGCCCAGCCGCCGCCTCCGGGGCCTCGGGTGCCGTGA
- a CDS encoding alpha/beta hydrolase, with amino-acid sequence MAAGTVLALLSAAGVASAGGPGGGDSGDGLVLRWRPCTQPAQAGFECAVAKVPLDHAAPSGRTIDLALIRHAAADRGRRAGSLFFNPGGPGGPGTVGLPELYGKFPQELKDRFDIVSWDPRGVGESTAVRCFDTAGEAAAWHEGVPPFPVGPQEQRAYVAAYADLAQRCERRDPQLLRHISTADTARDLDLLRRAVGEERLRYWGISYGTLLGATYANLFPDRVGRLVVDGNVDPRAWVNRGAGGEPGLNTFLRLGSHLGSAATLAQFLDLCGRAPVSGCPFSAGSPAATRAKYDALLARLAKEPVGTWTYARAVGEVRGGLYSVHPGWSGTADTLQSLWQGRAPDESPAPSGSARYPGFEQSLAVMCAESPNPASPGHYAGLEDLAVRQAGALGRWWAWANEPCAAWPARAADPYAGPWNRTPAHPVLVVNAVYDPSTPYRAGQAMAAELAGARLLTLDGHGHTALDNPSTCVKRHVVRYVLTGALPPEGARCGQDVPPFTTAGKPSSRAASPRPDGTDGTGRTGGTGGTWSTGGRPAGPFTPWPLRPPGLFPDRPGWIAVVLPGMTDAAVSEGVGKEGVGKEDVRSVRRAR; translated from the coding sequence GTGGCGGCCGGAACCGTTCTGGCGCTGCTGTCGGCGGCCGGTGTGGCGTCGGCAGGCGGTCCCGGCGGCGGCGACAGCGGCGACGGCCTCGTCCTGCGCTGGCGGCCGTGTACGCAGCCGGCCCAGGCGGGCTTCGAGTGCGCGGTGGCGAAGGTGCCACTGGACCACGCCGCCCCGTCGGGCCGAACGATCGACCTGGCGCTGATCCGTCACGCGGCGGCCGACCGGGGGCGGCGCGCCGGATCGCTGTTCTTCAACCCCGGTGGGCCCGGTGGCCCCGGGACCGTCGGACTGCCCGAGCTGTACGGCAAGTTCCCGCAGGAGCTGAAGGACCGTTTCGACATCGTCAGCTGGGACCCGCGCGGCGTCGGGGAAAGCACGGCGGTGCGGTGCTTCGACACCGCCGGCGAGGCCGCGGCCTGGCACGAAGGTGTCCCGCCGTTCCCCGTGGGCCCCCAGGAGCAGCGGGCGTACGTCGCCGCGTACGCCGACCTCGCGCAGCGCTGCGAGCGGCGCGATCCGCAGCTCCTGCGCCACATCTCGACCGCCGACACCGCGCGCGACCTGGACCTGCTCCGCCGGGCGGTCGGGGAGGAACGGCTGCGCTACTGGGGCATCTCGTACGGCACGCTGCTCGGCGCGACGTACGCGAACCTGTTCCCCGACCGGGTCGGGCGGCTCGTGGTCGACGGCAACGTCGACCCACGGGCGTGGGTGAACCGTGGTGCCGGAGGCGAGCCCGGGCTGAACACCTTCCTGCGCCTCGGTTCGCACCTCGGCTCCGCCGCCACCCTCGCGCAGTTCCTCGACCTCTGCGGCCGCGCCCCGGTGTCCGGCTGCCCCTTCTCCGCCGGGAGCCCGGCGGCGACCAGGGCCAAGTACGACGCCCTGCTGGCGCGCCTCGCCAAGGAGCCGGTGGGCACCTGGACGTACGCCCGCGCGGTGGGCGAGGTCCGCGGCGGCCTGTACTCCGTGCACCCGGGCTGGAGCGGTACGGCCGACACGCTCCAGTCGCTGTGGCAGGGCCGGGCGCCCGACGAGTCGCCGGCGCCGTCCGGGTCCGCCCGCTATCCCGGGTTCGAGCAGTCGCTCGCGGTCATGTGCGCCGAGAGCCCCAATCCCGCTTCTCCCGGGCACTACGCCGGACTTGAGGACCTGGCCGTGCGGCAGGCCGGGGCGCTCGGCCGGTGGTGGGCGTGGGCGAACGAGCCCTGCGCCGCGTGGCCGGCCCGCGCCGCCGACCCGTATGCGGGCCCGTGGAACCGGACGCCCGCGCACCCGGTGCTGGTGGTCAACGCGGTGTACGACCCCTCCACCCCCTACCGCGCCGGGCAGGCGATGGCCGCAGAACTCGCCGGGGCCCGGCTGTTGACGCTCGACGGCCACGGGCACACCGCGCTCGACAACCCGAGCACCTGTGTGAAGCGTCATGTGGTCCGGTACGTCCTGACCGGGGCGCTGCCGCCCGAGGGGGCGCGGTGCGGGCAGGACGTACCGCCGTTCACGACCGCGGGGAAGCCGTCGTCGCGAGCCGCGTCGCCCCGTCCGGACGGGACGGACGGCACGGGCAGGACGGGCGGGACGGGCGGGACGTGGAGCACGGGCGGACGACCTGCCGGACCGTTCACGCCCTGGCCGCTGCGACCGCCGGGCCTGTTCCCGGACCGGCCCGGCTGGATCGCGGTGGTGCTGCCCGGTATGACGGACGCGGCCGTGAGTGAGGGCGTGGGCAAGGAGGGCGTGGGCAAGGAGGACGTCCGCAGCGTGCGCAGGGCGCGGTAG
- a CDS encoding sensor histidine kinase, with translation MDRRPGLSARLKLTLSYAGFLGLAGTLLLAVVWVFLLRYVPDTSQGLLGISPNRYLLVRTFAPAAAVAMAFLLVFGLVGGWILAGRMLAPLTQIRDAARMAGNGSLSHRIRMKGRQDEFRELSDAFDSMLEQLESHVAEQQRFAANASHELRTPLAISRTLLDVAREDPTRDRGELIERLHAVNTRAIDLTEALLLLSRGDRATFRPESVDLSLVAEEAAETLLPLAEQRRITLDVTGGAARTSGSAELLLRMVTNLVQNAVVHNLPAGGSVTVRTEAHGDTSVLRVENTGRRLPPELVPTLTEPFQRGTERVRTDEHAGVGLGLAIVNSIVRAHDGTLDLVPRPAGGLLVTVRLPGTP, from the coding sequence GTGGATAGGCGCCCGGGGCTCAGCGCCCGACTGAAACTCACCCTCAGCTACGCCGGGTTCCTCGGCCTCGCCGGCACGCTCCTGCTGGCCGTGGTGTGGGTGTTCCTGCTGCGCTACGTGCCCGACACCTCCCAGGGTCTTCTCGGGATCTCGCCCAACCGCTACCTCCTCGTGCGCACCTTCGCCCCCGCCGCGGCCGTGGCGATGGCCTTCCTGCTCGTGTTCGGCCTCGTCGGGGGATGGATCCTCGCCGGGCGGATGCTCGCACCCCTCACACAGATCAGGGATGCGGCACGGATGGCCGGGAACGGGTCGCTGTCCCACCGGATCCGCATGAAGGGCCGCCAGGACGAATTCCGTGAACTCTCCGACGCGTTCGACTCGATGCTCGAACAACTCGAGTCCCACGTCGCCGAGCAGCAGCGGTTCGCCGCGAACGCCTCCCACGAACTGCGCACCCCGCTGGCGATCTCGCGGACGCTCCTCGACGTCGCCCGCGAGGACCCCACGCGGGACCGGGGCGAACTCATCGAACGCCTGCACGCCGTCAATACGCGGGCGATCGACCTCACCGAGGCCCTCCTGCTGCTCAGCCGCGGCGACCGCGCAACCTTCCGCCCCGAGAGCGTCGACCTCTCCCTCGTCGCAGAAGAAGCCGCCGAAACGCTGCTCCCCCTCGCCGAACAGCGCCGGATCACTCTCGACGTCACCGGCGGGGCGGCCCGGACCAGCGGCTCCGCGGAGCTCCTGCTGCGGATGGTGACGAACCTCGTCCAGAACGCCGTCGTCCACAACCTCCCCGCCGGCGGCAGCGTGACCGTCCGCACCGAGGCGCACGGCGACACGAGCGTGCTGCGGGTCGAGAACACGGGCCGCCGGCTCCCACCGGAACTGGTACCGACCCTCACCGAACCCTTCCAGCGCGGAACGGAACGCGTACGCACCGACGAGCACGCCGGCGTCGGCCTCGGCCTGGCCATCGTCAACAGCATCGTCCGCGCCCACGACGGGACCCTCGACCTCGTCCCCCGCCCCGCCGGCGGTCTCCTCGTCACGGTCCGGCTTCCCGGCACGCCGTAG
- a CDS encoding APC family permease — protein MGLGQLTMLGISSVVGTGIFFVLGSAVPKAGPAVVLAFALAAVVAGLGALCYAELAGAVPVAGSTYSYAYASLGEGAAYLVAWCLILEYGVAVATVAVSWGQYLNEVTDALFGFTLPDVISQPPGAGGVFNLPALAVVLLCSLLLVRDTRESAIVNTVMVCVKIGVLVLFVAVALTAFDSDRLGDFAPHGVAGVTLAASGVFFSFIGFDAVSTAGEEVRNPRRTVPLAILLTLLAVTVLYGAVALAGVGAQDSARFGEQADAGDAVLAEILRAVTGTGWPALVLSAGAVVSIFSVVLVTLFGQTRILFSMARDGLVPQVFSRVDRKRHTPARNTWIVGAGVGLLATFVPLQQLADLTSLGTLMAFVAVAAAVVVLRRTNPDAPRPFRLPLHPLVPVLAAVSCLYLAWLLPGLTWTLFGAWLLLAAGLYLGFGRRHSRLERAGGEPDDATAGTATAATAMAGTATPGTTTPVASAAAPAPSAVTAPEAPEAAAGPTA, from the coding sequence ATGGGGCTGGGCCAGCTGACCATGCTCGGCATCAGCTCCGTCGTGGGAACCGGGATCTTCTTCGTCCTGGGATCGGCCGTGCCCAAGGCAGGGCCCGCCGTCGTGCTCGCGTTCGCGCTGGCGGCCGTCGTCGCCGGCCTGGGGGCCCTGTGCTACGCGGAACTGGCGGGCGCGGTGCCCGTCGCCGGCAGCACCTATTCGTACGCGTACGCCTCGCTGGGCGAGGGGGCCGCGTACCTGGTCGCCTGGTGCCTGATCCTGGAGTACGGCGTGGCCGTCGCCACCGTCGCGGTGAGCTGGGGCCAGTACCTCAACGAGGTCACCGACGCCCTCTTCGGGTTCACGCTCCCCGACGTGATCAGCCAGCCGCCCGGAGCCGGCGGCGTGTTCAACCTGCCGGCGCTGGCGGTGGTGCTGCTGTGCTCCCTGCTGCTGGTACGCGACACCCGGGAGTCGGCCATCGTCAACACGGTGATGGTCTGCGTCAAGATCGGTGTCCTGGTCCTCTTCGTCGCCGTCGCCCTGACGGCCTTCGACAGCGACCGGCTCGGCGACTTCGCCCCGCACGGCGTGGCCGGGGTGACCCTCGCCGCGTCCGGCGTGTTCTTCTCGTTCATAGGCTTCGACGCGGTGTCCACCGCGGGCGAAGAGGTCCGCAACCCCCGCCGCACCGTGCCGCTGGCGATCCTGCTCACGCTGCTCGCCGTCACCGTCCTGTACGGGGCGGTCGCCCTGGCCGGCGTCGGCGCCCAGGACTCGGCGCGGTTCGGCGAGCAGGCGGATGCCGGTGACGCCGTCCTCGCCGAGATCCTCCGCGCCGTCACGGGCACCGGATGGCCCGCCCTGGTGCTGTCCGCGGGAGCGGTCGTGTCGATCTTCAGCGTGGTGCTGGTGACGCTCTTCGGGCAGACCCGCATCCTCTTCTCCATGGCCCGTGACGGCCTCGTTCCCCAGGTGTTCTCCCGTGTCGACCGCAAGCGGCACACCCCGGCCCGCAACACCTGGATCGTCGGGGCGGGCGTGGGTCTCCTGGCCACCTTCGTGCCGCTGCAGCAGCTGGCCGACCTGACCAGCCTCGGCACGCTGATGGCGTTCGTCGCCGTCGCCGCGGCCGTCGTCGTCCTGCGGCGCACGAACCCGGACGCGCCGCGCCCCTTCCGGCTGCCGCTGCATCCGCTCGTGCCGGTGCTGGCCGCCGTGTCCTGCCTGTACCTGGCGTGGCTGTTGCCCGGACTGACCTGGACCCTGTTCGGTGCGTGGCTGCTGCTGGCCGCCGGGCTCTACCTCGGGTTCGGCCGGCGCCACTCCCGGCTGGAACGAGCCGGCGGGGAGCCCGACGACGCCACGGCCGGCACCGCCACGGCCGCCACCGCCATGGCCGGCACCGCAACGCCCGGCACCACGACGCCCGTTGCGTCGGCGGCCGCCCCCGCGCCGTCCGCGGTCACGGCACCCGAGGCCCCGGAGGCGGCGGCTGGGCCGACCGCCTGA
- a CDS encoding MBL fold metallo-hydrolase — translation MHAAPLAVAPSWTIGDVTVHRIDEVPLPPETGPWLLPAATPDVVAEQGWLRPDFADQDGVLRLDSHSFALVVDGLRVLVDTGIGNGKTRANPAWHNLRTDYLARLAAAGFTPESVDVVVLTHLHTDHVGWNTREVDGAWVPTFPNARYLTAKAEYDFWAAYDMEEARRAMFRDSVHPVEAAGLLDPVDVPAEGVDIAAGLRLVPTPGHTPGHLAVRLSSGGATALITGDCVHHPVQLARPGIGSCVDIDPERAEVTRRSLLASLADTGALVLGTHFPPPTAGRVVTAGDGYRLDPVPGRGAVAGV, via the coding sequence GTGCACGCAGCACCGCTCGCCGTTGCCCCGTCCTGGACGATCGGCGACGTCACCGTCCACCGCATCGACGAGGTCCCCCTGCCGCCGGAGACCGGCCCCTGGCTCCTGCCGGCCGCCACCCCTGACGTCGTCGCCGAACAGGGCTGGCTCCGACCGGATTTCGCGGATCAGGACGGGGTCCTGCGCCTGGACAGCCACAGCTTCGCGCTGGTCGTGGACGGACTGCGCGTCCTCGTCGACACCGGCATCGGCAACGGCAAGACCCGCGCGAACCCGGCGTGGCACAACCTGCGCACCGATTACCTCGCACGTCTTGCGGCGGCGGGGTTCACTCCGGAATCCGTCGACGTGGTGGTGCTGACGCATCTGCACACCGACCACGTCGGCTGGAACACGCGGGAGGTGGACGGCGCGTGGGTGCCGACCTTCCCCAACGCCCGCTACCTCACGGCAAAGGCGGAGTACGACTTCTGGGCGGCGTACGACATGGAGGAGGCGCGGCGTGCGATGTTCCGCGACTCCGTGCATCCGGTCGAGGCGGCGGGGCTGCTCGATCCGGTCGACGTGCCTGCCGAGGGCGTCGACATCGCCGCCGGTCTGCGCCTGGTGCCCACCCCGGGTCACACGCCCGGTCACCTCGCCGTCCGGCTGAGCAGCGGCGGCGCCACGGCCCTGATCACCGGGGACTGCGTCCATCACCCCGTCCAGCTCGCACGTCCCGGAATCGGCAGCTGCGTCGACATCGACCCCGAGCGGGCCGAGGTGACCCGCCGCTCGCTGCTGGCCTCGCTCGCCGACACCGGCGCCCTCGTCCTCGGCACCCACTTTCCCCCGCCGACCGCCGGCCGTGTCGTCACCGCCGGAGACGGCTACCGGCTCGATCCGGTGCCCGGCCGGGGCGCGGTGGCCGGAGTCTGA
- a CDS encoding TetR/AcrR family transcriptional regulator — MSRKPMVRPGGRSARVQEAVHTAVRELQAEVGRPELTVPLVAARAGVTPSTIYRRWGDLQELLSDVAVEHLRPDAPPQDHGDLSADLRSWSEQFIEEMGSPIGRAYLRDALLGAPDGDNAARCSAYAAEQIDVMLARAAERGEDAPDVESVLDRVVAPMMYRILFRPGDLTAAYARRLVQEALDGLDGPGTSR; from the coding sequence ATGAGTCGCAAACCGATGGTCCGCCCGGGCGGCCGCAGCGCCCGCGTGCAGGAGGCGGTCCACACCGCCGTGCGCGAGCTCCAGGCCGAGGTGGGCCGCCCCGAGCTGACCGTCCCGCTGGTCGCGGCCCGCGCCGGCGTCACCCCTTCGACGATCTACCGGCGCTGGGGCGACCTGCAGGAGCTGCTGTCGGACGTCGCCGTGGAGCACCTGCGGCCGGACGCTCCGCCGCAGGACCACGGAGACCTCTCGGCGGACCTGCGGAGCTGGTCCGAGCAGTTCATCGAGGAGATGGGCTCCCCCATCGGCCGGGCCTACCTTCGCGACGCCCTGCTCGGCGCCCCCGACGGCGACAACGCGGCGCGGTGCTCCGCGTACGCGGCCGAGCAGATCGACGTCATGCTCGCCCGGGCGGCGGAGCGCGGCGAGGACGCCCCGGACGTCGAGTCGGTCCTCGACCGGGTCGTGGCGCCCATGATGTACCGCATCCTCTTCCGTCCCGGCGACCTCACGGCCGCCTATGCGCGCCGGCTCGTACAGGAGGCCCTGGACGGCCTGGACGGCCCCGGCACCTCCCGCTGA
- a CDS encoding response regulator transcription factor, producing MRVLIVEDEPYLAEAVRDGLRLEAIAADIAGDGDSALELLGVHAYDLAVLDRDIPGPSGDEVARRIVASGSGIPILMLTAADRIDDKASGFGLGADDYLTKPFELRELVLRLRALDRRRAYARPPVRELAGLRLDPFRREVFRDGRYVALTRKQFAVLEVLVAAEGGVVSAEELLERAWDENADPLTNAVRITVSALRKRLGEPWIIATVPGVGYRIDTGTAAPVAPGRTRG from the coding sequence ATGCGCGTACTGATCGTCGAGGACGAGCCCTACCTGGCGGAAGCCGTCCGTGACGGTCTGCGGCTGGAGGCGATCGCCGCCGACATCGCCGGCGACGGCGACTCCGCCCTGGAACTGCTCGGCGTCCACGCCTACGACCTCGCGGTCCTCGACCGCGACATCCCCGGCCCCTCCGGCGACGAGGTCGCCCGGCGCATCGTCGCCTCCGGCAGCGGCATCCCGATCCTCATGCTCACCGCTGCCGACCGGATCGACGACAAGGCCTCCGGGTTCGGGCTCGGCGCCGACGACTACCTCACCAAACCGTTCGAGCTGCGGGAGCTCGTGCTGCGGCTGAGGGCGCTCGACCGCAGACGCGCGTACGCCCGGCCCCCGGTCCGCGAGCTCGCGGGCCTGCGGCTCGACCCCTTCCGCCGGGAGGTCTTCCGCGACGGACGCTACGTCGCGCTCACCCGCAAACAGTTCGCCGTGCTGGAGGTCCTCGTCGCCGCCGAGGGCGGGGTCGTCAGCGCCGAAGAGCTGCTGGAACGGGCCTGGGACGAGAACGCCGACCCCCTCACCAACGCCGTGCGCATCACGGTCTCCGCCCTGCGCAAACGGCTCGGCGAACCGTGGATCATCGCCACGGTGCCCGGCGTCGGCTACCGGATCGACACCGGTACGGCCGCCCCCGTCGCCCCCGGCCGCACGCGTGGATAG
- a CDS encoding VanZ family protein, which translates to MNHNASLPAPPRRTRRVVLLGLAVLALASAVFVVRRPLMMSAPACITGRWHGCLDTFNGVVLMTLVALPLAVLVAWALACRRRARGVTPAWRTSLAEVGMVLGTVPFLWMTMMPGAAAGIVPGRVSLVPLRDLLVMGPLGIVGNLLVFAALGFFAPMRFAAVASVPRVLALGAGCSVLVETAQYVLRLDRVSSVDDVLVNAAGAVLAALASRRWWRTAARAPSEQPRPVPAPTATPAG; encoded by the coding sequence ATGAACCACAACGCATCGCTGCCCGCACCGCCCCGCCGCACGCGCAGGGTCGTGCTCCTCGGCCTGGCGGTCCTCGCGTTGGCGAGCGCCGTGTTCGTCGTGCGGCGGCCGCTCATGATGTCCGCTCCGGCGTGCATCACCGGGCGGTGGCACGGCTGCCTCGACACGTTCAACGGTGTGGTGCTCATGACACTGGTCGCGCTGCCGTTGGCCGTGCTGGTGGCGTGGGCTCTGGCGTGCCGTCGGCGAGCCCGCGGTGTCACACCGGCCTGGCGGACGTCGCTGGCCGAGGTGGGCATGGTCCTCGGGACGGTGCCGTTCCTGTGGATGACCATGATGCCGGGCGCCGCGGCCGGCATCGTCCCCGGCCGGGTGAGCCTGGTACCGCTGCGGGACCTGCTCGTGATGGGACCGCTCGGGATCGTCGGCAACCTGCTGGTCTTCGCGGCACTGGGGTTCTTCGCCCCGATGCGGTTCGCGGCGGTGGCGTCCGTGCCGCGGGTCCTGGCGCTCGGGGCGGGCTGCTCGGTCCTGGTCGAGACGGCACAGTACGTCCTGCGGCTGGACCGGGTGTCCTCCGTGGACGACGTACTGGTCAACGCCGCGGGCGCCGTGCTGGCCGCCCTCGCGTCGCGCCGCTGGTGGCGCACCGCGGCGCGGGCGCCGTCGGAACAGCCGCGCCCCGTGCCGGCGCCGACTGCGACGCCGGCAGGCTGA
- a CDS encoding SRPBCC family protein, translated as MPRTFTVSDSIVVQIRPADVYRHVSDPARMGDWSPENLGATVHGGAGETRVGMVFDGRNKRGPFRWTTRCTVTAVEQDRLFRFRVHAIGVRRPRIPGPIATWEYRFEPVPEGTRVTETWTDDRRSWPDLAANAFDRVATRGHTFAEFQRRNIGTTLRNLKRVLESAPDIV; from the coding sequence ATGCCTCGTACGTTCACGGTGTCCGACAGCATCGTCGTCCAGATCCGTCCCGCCGACGTCTACCGGCACGTTTCCGATCCCGCGCGGATGGGTGACTGGAGCCCGGAGAACCTCGGCGCCACCGTCCACGGAGGCGCCGGCGAGACCCGCGTCGGAATGGTCTTCGACGGGCGGAACAAGCGCGGACCCTTCCGCTGGACCACGCGCTGCACGGTGACGGCGGTCGAGCAGGACCGGCTGTTCCGGTTCCGGGTGCACGCCATCGGGGTCCGGCGCCCGCGGATTCCCGGCCCCATCGCCACCTGGGAGTACCGGTTCGAGCCGGTCCCGGAGGGCACCCGGGTGACCGAGACGTGGACCGACGACCGCCGCTCGTGGCCGGACCTCGCGGCCAACGCCTTCGACCGGGTCGCGACGCGGGGACACACCTTCGCCGAGTTCCAGCGCAGGAACATCGGCACCACCCTGCGCAACCTCAAGCGAGTCCTGGAGTCGGCGCCCGACATCGTGTGA
- a CDS encoding MFS transporter gives MTKRLPFVLNASVLITLLAASSAPTPLYPVYQDRWELSALSVTVVFSAYTLALLAALLTTGGLSDHVGRRPVLVAALALEAASMAAFASADGAGTLIAARVLQGIATGAAASAAGAALVDLDEPGRRGGSALTNSIAPPAGMAAGVLAATVLIRHAPGPTVTVYLALMLVFLGQAAAVALSPETAHPHAGAWRSLRPRVAVSPVARRALVISGGGVVAVWALGGFYSSLGPAFVRLVAPNAPQTAGGLVFFTLSLSAALTVWATRGLRPVTAALLGCSAVPVAVALSLTGMHLVSLPAVFTAALLAGAAFGAVSQGSLRMVLAAVPQPDRGTTLAAYHVLCYVAMSGPAVAAGLLTELYGLRTAAHLYAVLVAVVATAALLTLVAAVPVRRHSPAPCLWPIGQCHPPSTGGWSVGPVLSDLQDPCSARVPGRTDP, from the coding sequence ATGACGAAGCGCCTGCCGTTCGTGCTGAACGCATCCGTCCTGATCACCCTGCTGGCCGCCTCCAGCGCGCCCACGCCCCTCTATCCCGTCTATCAGGACCGGTGGGAGCTGTCCGCGCTGTCCGTGACGGTGGTCTTCAGCGCGTACACCCTCGCCCTGCTGGCGGCCCTGCTCACCACCGGCGGTCTGTCCGACCACGTCGGGCGGCGCCCGGTCCTCGTGGCCGCGCTCGCCCTGGAAGCGGCCTCGATGGCGGCGTTCGCGAGCGCCGACGGCGCGGGAACGCTCATCGCCGCCCGCGTCCTGCAAGGAATCGCCACCGGCGCCGCCGCCAGCGCGGCGGGAGCCGCCCTCGTCGACCTCGACGAGCCCGGGCGCCGAGGCGGATCCGCCCTCACCAACAGCATCGCGCCGCCGGCCGGGATGGCCGCCGGCGTCCTGGCGGCCACCGTGCTCATCCGCCACGCGCCGGGACCGACCGTCACCGTGTACCTCGCCTTGATGCTCGTGTTCCTGGGGCAGGCCGCCGCCGTCGCCCTTTCGCCCGAGACCGCCCACCCCCACGCCGGGGCATGGCGTTCGCTGCGCCCCCGCGTCGCCGTCTCCCCGGTGGCCCGCCGGGCCCTCGTGATCAGCGGCGGGGGAGTCGTCGCCGTATGGGCCCTGGGCGGCTTCTACTCCTCCCTCGGCCCGGCGTTCGTCCGCCTCGTGGCCCCGAACGCCCCGCAGACGGCCGGAGGACTGGTCTTCTTCACCCTCAGCCTGTCGGCGGCCCTCACGGTCTGGGCCACCCGCGGGCTGCGCCCGGTGACCGCCGCACTGCTGGGCTGCTCCGCGGTTCCCGTCGCCGTCGCCCTGTCCCTGACGGGCATGCACCTGGTGAGCCTGCCCGCCGTCTTCACCGCGGCCCTCCTGGCCGGCGCCGCCTTCGGCGCGGTGTCACAGGGCTCGCTGCGCATGGTCCTCGCCGCGGTCCCGCAGCCGGACCGCGGCACGACGCTGGCCGCGTACCACGTGCTCTGCTACGTGGCGATGAGCGGGCCGGCCGTGGCCGCGGGACTCCTGACGGAGCTGTACGGCCTGCGGACGGCGGCGCACCTGTACGCCGTCCTCGTCGCCGTGGTCGCCACGGCCGCACTGCTCACCCTCGTCGCTGCCGTGCCGGTCCGGCGGCACTCGCCCGCGCCCTGTCTATGGCCGATCGGCCAATGCCACCCGCCGAGCACAGGAGGCTGGTCCGTTGGCCCGGTCCTTTCGGACCTACAGGATCCGTGCAGCGCCCGAGTGCCCGGGCGCACGGATCCCTGA